The Bacillota bacterium genome contains a region encoding:
- the gcvT gene encoding glycine cleavage system aminomethyltransferase GcvT: protein MSEWNKTCLYDFHEELKAKMEPFAGFLMPIVYEGIQQEHLAVRHDVGMFDVSHMGEIIVSGKDAIAFVEYIFSNEITSKPYGKVVYGLMLYENGTIVDDLLVYKVNKEECFLVVNASNVAKDYAWIVEQTSSFEVLIKNVSDEFSQIALQGPNAETKALEVLGLDLSFLEFYTFQSTIYQGFPLIVSRTGYTGEDGFEFYGNHDVCKIIWQKLFEHGVVPCGLGARDTLRFEAALPLYGHEISDQITPLEAGLKMFVKLEKPNFIGKKALELQLLQGLKRRVVGLELSEMSIPRQGYLIFKDDIQIGVVTTGYLSISLNKPIAMALIDIEYSKIGTEVFVQIRKKLIKGIIRDKKFLKKNYKPKGENV from the coding sequence ATGTCAGAATGGAACAAAACATGTCTTTATGATTTTCATGAAGAATTGAAAGCTAAAATGGAACCTTTTGCAGGTTTTTTAATGCCAATTGTTTATGAAGGGATTCAACAAGAACATTTAGCGGTAAGACATGACGTAGGAATGTTTGATGTTTCACATATGGGAGAAATAATTGTAAGTGGAAAAGACGCTATCGCCTTTGTCGAATACATTTTTTCAAATGAAATTACTTCCAAACCATATGGAAAAGTAGTTTATGGATTAATGCTTTATGAAAACGGAACAATTGTGGATGATTTACTTGTCTATAAAGTAAACAAAGAAGAATGTTTTCTAGTAGTAAATGCAAGTAATGTTGCAAAAGATTATGCTTGGATTGTCGAACAGACCTCCTCGTTTGAAGTGCTTATCAAAAATGTATCAGATGAGTTTTCTCAAATTGCCTTACAAGGGCCAAATGCAGAAACAAAAGCTTTAGAAGTTTTAGGACTTGATTTAAGTTTTTTAGAGTTTTATACGTTTCAATCAACTATTTACCAAGGATTTCCTTTAATTGTATCAAGAACTGGGTATACAGGTGAAGATGGATTTGAATTTTACGGAAATCACGATGTTTGCAAAATCATTTGGCAAAAATTGTTTGAACATGGCGTTGTTCCTTGTGGTCTTGGAGCGAGAGACACTCTTCGCTTTGAAGCTGCACTTCCATTATACGGTCATGAAATTTCAGACCAAATCACTCCACTTGAAGCAGGACTTAAAATGTTTGTCAAACTAGAAAAACCAAATTTTATTGGAAAAAAAGCATTAGAACTTCAACTTCTTCAAGGGTTAAAAAGAAGAGTCGTCGGATTAGAACTATCTGAAATGTCGATTCCAAGGCAAGGATATTTGATTTTTAAAGATGACATACAAATTGGAGTTGTAACAACAGGTTATTTATCCATTAGTTTAAATAAACCAATTGCTATGGCATTAATTGATATAGAGTACTCAAAAATCGGAACGGAAGTTTTCGTACAAATTCGCAAAAAATTAATTAAAGGAATTATTAGAGATAAAAAATTCTTAAAGAAAAACTATAAACCAAAAGGAGAAAATGTATGA
- the gcvH gene encoding glycine cleavage system protein GcvH — translation MSKIVEGLYYTKSHEWVKVVDKNIVLIGITDFAQAQLGNVVFVDLPEVGSKLVKEEEFGAVESVKAASDLIGPVSGVVLEVNDDLIGEPEKINEDAFDAWMLKIELSNPNEINELLSSSEYLAISK, via the coding sequence ATGAGTAAAATAGTAGAAGGACTTTATTATACAAAAAGTCATGAATGGGTCAAAGTCGTAGATAAAAATATCGTTTTAATTGGAATTACTGATTTTGCACAAGCTCAACTTGGAAATGTTGTATTTGTGGATTTACCAGAAGTAGGATCTAAATTAGTAAAAGAAGAAGAATTTGGAGCAGTAGAATCTGTAAAAGCTGCATCCGATTTAATTGGCCCAGTATCAGGAGTTGTTCTTGAAGTAAACGATGATTTAATCGGAGAACCTGAAAAAATCAATGAAGATGCATTTGATGCATGGATGTTAAAAATTGAATTATCCAATCCAAATGAAATCAATGAATTATTAAGTAGTAGCGAATACCTTGCCATAAGTAAGTAG
- the gcvPA gene encoding aminomethyl-transferring glycine dehydrogenase subunit GcvPA codes for MVFKYFPHTIEDIEEMKNFLKINKIDDLFQDVPKEVLFQKEYNIPSHLSESELRRYFEKIASKNKELILFTGLGFYDHYEPAVINSLLSRQEFLTAYTPYQPEISQGTLQYIFEYQSMIQTLTGMDVSNASMYDGTTSTAEACFMAESITKRKTILISGTVHPSVIDVVRTYAKFKGLTVEIINEKSGITDLSHLQQLLGSHVAGVVVQKPNFFGIIESFEEVSKAVHEHGAILIENADISTLSVLKTPRLDGADIAVGDCQSLGMNVAYGGPTLGYLATLKPYVRKMPGRICGYSLDEEGRRAFVLTLQAREQHIRREKANSNICSNQSLMALYATIYLALLGPIGLKKANLLSYQGAHYLYDELIKTGKFKPYFNQPFFKEFVLETLIPYDMLQKACIDNGFLAGISLSNYDEKYQNLVTFAVTEKRQKSEIDELVSLVGGLSW; via the coding sequence ATCGTGTTTAAATACTTTCCACATACAATAGAAGATATTGAGGAAATGAAAAATTTCCTTAAAATCAATAAAATTGATGATTTATTTCAAGACGTCCCAAAAGAAGTCTTGTTTCAAAAAGAATACAATATTCCTTCGCACTTATCCGAATCAGAATTGCGACGTTATTTTGAAAAGATAGCAAGTAAAAACAAAGAACTCATTCTTTTTACTGGACTTGGGTTTTATGATCATTATGAACCAGCCGTCATTAATTCTCTTCTTTCAAGACAAGAATTTTTAACAGCTTATACCCCATATCAACCAGAAATATCGCAAGGAACCTTGCAATACATTTTCGAATACCAATCCATGATTCAAACATTAACAGGAATGGATGTTTCCAATGCATCGATGTATGACGGAACGACCTCAACTGCAGAAGCTTGTTTTATGGCAGAATCAATTACCAAACGAAAAACAATATTAATATCTGGTACGGTTCATCCTTCAGTGATTGATGTTGTAAGAACATATGCTAAATTTAAAGGATTAACTGTAGAAATTATTAACGAAAAATCAGGAATTACCGATTTATCTCATTTACAACAATTGCTTGGAAGTCACGTTGCAGGAGTAGTCGTCCAAAAACCTAATTTTTTTGGAATCATTGAATCATTTGAAGAAGTTAGTAAAGCCGTACATGAACATGGGGCTATTTTAATCGAAAACGCAGATATTTCTACCTTATCAGTATTAAAGACCCCAAGACTTGATGGAGCAGACATTGCAGTAGGAGATTGCCAAAGCCTTGGAATGAATGTTGCTTATGGTGGACCTACTTTAGGATATTTAGCTACACTGAAACCTTATGTCAGAAAAATGCCAGGTCGAATTTGTGGATATAGCCTTGATGAGGAAGGCAGAAGAGCCTTTGTATTAACTCTTCAAGCTAGAGAACAACATATAAGAAGAGAAAAAGCCAATTCTAATATTTGTTCTAATCAATCCTTAATGGCATTATATGCAACAATTTATTTGGCTTTACTAGGACCAATTGGTCTTAAAAAAGCCAATTTACTATCGTATCAAGGAGCACATTATTTATACGATGAATTGATTAAAACTGGTAAATTTAAACCATATTTCAATCAACCTTTTTTCAAAGAATTTGTTTTAGAAACGCTGATTCCTTATGATATGTTACAAAAAGCGTGTATCGATAATGGCTTTTTAGCAGGCATAAGTTTATCGAATTATGATGAAAAATATCAAAATTTAGTAACCTTTGCGGTCACTGAAAAAAGACAAAAATCAGAAATAGATGAACTAGTATCTTTAGTAGGAGGTTTATCATGGTAG